The proteins below are encoded in one region of Mus caroli chromosome 10, CAROLI_EIJ_v1.1, whole genome shotgun sequence:
- the Nodal gene encoding nodal homolog: MSAHTLRILLLQACWALLHPRAATAAALPLLTRGQPSSPSPLAYMLSLYRDPLPRADIIRSLQAQDVDVTGQNWTFTFDFSFLSQEEDLVWAELRLQLPGPMDIPTEGPLTIDIFHQAKGDPERDPTDCLERIWMETFTVIPSQVTFASGSTVLEVTKPLFKWLKDPRALEKQVSSQARKCWHQPHTPPVPVASTNVLMLYSNRPQEQRQLGGATLLWEAESSWRAQEGQLSVESSGWGRRHRRHHLPDRSQLCRRVKFQVDFNLIGWGSWIIYPKQYNAYRCEGECPNPVGEEFHPTNHAYIQSLLKRYQPHRVPSTCCAPVKTKPLSMLYVDNGRVLLEHHKDMIVEECGCL, translated from the exons ATGAGTGCCCACACTCTTCGCATCCTTCTTCTTCAAGCCTGTTGGGCCCTACTCCACCCGCGCGCCGCGACCGCGGCCGCTTTGCCTCTGTTGACACGGGGGCAGCCCTCGTCACCGTCCCCTCTGGCGTACATGTTGAGCCTCTACCGAGACCCGCTGCCTCGGGCGGACATCATCCGCAGCCTCCAGGCGCAAG atgTGGACGTGACCGGGCAGAACTGGACTTTCACGTTTGACTTCTCCTTTTTGAGCCAAGAAGAGGATCTGGTATGGGCGGAGCTCCGGTTGCAGCTGCCGGGCCCTATGGACATCCCCACTGAGGGCCCACTCACCATTGACATTTTCCACCAGGCCAAGGGGGATCCAGAGCGGGACCCCACTGACTGCCTGGAGCGCATTTGGATGGAGACGTTCACTGTCATTCCTTCTCAGGTCACGTTTGCCTCAGGCAGCACAGTCCTGGAGGTGACCAAGCCACTCTTCAAGTGGCTAAAGGACCCCAGAGCACTGGAAAAGCAGGTGTCCAGTCAAGCAAGAAAGTGTTGGCATCAGCCCCACACCCCACCTGTCCCTGTTGCCAGCACCAATGTGCTCATGCTCTACTCCAACCGgcctcaggagcagaggcagctagGGGGAGCCACTTTGCTTTGGGAAGCTGAGAGTTCCTGGCGGGCCCAGGAGGGACAGCTGTCTGTAGAGAGCAGTGGATGGGGCAGAAGGCATCGAAGACATCATTTGCCAGACAGAAGCCAACTGTGTAGGAGGGTCAAGTTCCAGGTGGACTTCAACCTGATTGGCTGGGGCTCCTGGATCATCTACCCCAAGCAGTACAATGCCTATCGCTGTGAGGGCGAGTGTCCTAACCCTGTGGGGGAGGAGTTTCATCCTACCAACCATGCCTACATCCAG AGCCTGCTGAAACGATACCAGCCCCACCGGGTTCCTTCCACATGCTGTGCCCCCGTGAAGACCAAGCCACTGAGCATGCTTTATGTGGACAATGGCAGGGTCCTCCTGGAACACCACAAGGACATGATTGTGGAGGAGTGTGGGTGCCTCTGA